gggtcaggtccccagtggggtccacgtgaaaggcaaccacacactgatgtttctctccatccctttccctttctaaataaaatctgtaaaaaaaaggttttcaagCACGTTTGTTCTAGTTTCAAAGGCCACTccaaaatagttcatttttaatcAATCAAAACACAAGGAAACGCGCTTAAGTGTAGGAACTCTACTGTAGAGCAAAAGTAAATTTCATCCATGAAATGTACAAATTTGTAGTGACCACCAGTAGGTGGTGCTCAAACCAGGCAATTATCTTAACCAGTTTGAACTTACTTACTGGACTCTGGTTGCCCTCCTTCCTAGGCAGCTATTTTTTTAACTGCACACAGTTGATCTTATGGCTAGTCAAGCCTACAGCTattaaaatttgcttttctcAGTTACCAGCTTTTTAAAAGGAACTTGTCTCATCACTAGAAGTATGCAACATAGTTGTAAAAACTTAAGGGGTAGTTGCCTCGTGGAaccataaagaatattttaatactcTTTACACCCCTCATCAAAGTTTCAGCTAGTAgaggtttttactttttaaagacaaaacatttcaaattataaTCAACTTGAAAATTAACAGGATTCATTCCACTTACATAACCTTAAGCAGGTAACATAGTATGTGATTTTGCCACTTTCAACTGggtgtattataatttttacattttgtaatGCCTTGTGTTCTGAATAAGTCAAAACCAGGCTTTTACTAGATGGCTGTCACACCCAAGTAAACATTCTAATAACAAATGACACCTTATCCCTGCCTTGTAACCAATCATTGCATGAAAGCTGCCGAATTTTATCAGTTTTAAGTGTTTCAGTGTCCAACTAATTTTAGCAACTTTGTTAATTTTCAATGGTGTCATGTTTAAGTGGCACCAAGCAAAATTTCAAAACTAGGTCCTTCCCCCTCATTTGCACTACTTTGCCACTCTTAAATTCTGAGCCTGAGTTTCTTTACCCAATTTACTAAAGTggacatttaagtatttaaagtGACAAAACACACTCAACTTCCAggatcatttatttttcctagaaTCTAGATACAATTAACTGTAGCAAGACAGTACTCAATACTATTTAAGCCtcattttaagttctttaaacTAGCTCATTTGTAAACGTGAATTCACATCTCAGTAAAAATGGAAACTAGATTTGACATTAACAAAATTACTCAATATTGATGTTAACTacaaaatttttatatgaaacacGTGGACTTAATATACCAGAATTTGGCCTTTATAAACTAGCTTACACATGAACAGTTACTTTATTGGTCCTAACCTATTTAGTGTTGCACCAGAGCCCCTCCCACAACTTTTACTAAGTAAACAGATTTCTCCCCTTAGGACAAAATTAAGTTGTTCCCACCCAgaaaacgaaaacaaaacaaaaaacaaaacacccctaACAGATTTATCCAATTCTGAATCATCAGCAAATATAACACCAGAAATAGATTATGGGCCACTTTTAACctaaataatataaaagttaCAGTGCTGATCGAAAGAACACACAGGTTtctcattaaactttgttttaatgggtctcaaaattctgtgacagattttggtcaagttgtttccattaaaaagtactgattttaaaaactaataacttaaaaactgccacacacacaaaaaaaccaaatggtccacaaaacattctcctttccttctgaaggttttaCGATGCATTGTAATCATTAACCAGTCCTTTACTATTAAACTTAAGTGGCCAATTGAGACAAACAGTTCTGAGACCGTTCTTCCACCACTGATTAAGACTGGGGTGGCAGGTGTTGGGGGTAATATTCATTTAgccttctgagctttctgggcagacttggtgactttgccagctccagctgccttcttgtcAACTGCTTTGATGACACCAACAGCAACTGTCTGTCTCATGTCACGAACAGCAAAGCGAcctattaaaacaaaattgtgtATCATTAGAAACACTTGGCACACACAGAAAAATCTCATTTCAGTAAATTTCTAGTTACATTAAATAGTCATCCTTACCCAGAGGAGGATAGTCAGAGAAGCTCTCAACACACATGGGCTTGCCAGGAACCATATCAACAATGGCAGCATcaccagatttcaaaaactttGGGCCATCTTCCAGCTTTTTCCCAGAGCGGCGATCAATCTTCTCCTTCAGCTCAGCAAATTTGCAAGCAATATGAGCTGTGTGACAATCCAGAACAGGTGCATAACCGGCACTGATTTGGCCTGGATGGTTGAGGATAATCACCTTGGGGAAAAAGGTTTGTTTAGTGAGTCTCAAAACATAGCTAAGGCTGTGAGGAAGTTAAAAAACAAGACACTTCTGAAGCGTTACCTGAGCTGTGAAGCCAGCAGCTTCCATTGGTGGGTCATTTTTGCTGTCACCAGCCACATTGCCACGACGAACATCTTTGACAGACACGTTCTTGACATTGAAGCCCACGTTGTCCCCAGGAAGAGCTTCACTCAGAGCTTCATGGTGCATTTCAACAGACTTTACTTCAGTTGTAACATTGACTGGAGCAAAGGTGACCACCATGCCAGGTTTGAGAACACCAGTCTCCACTCGGCCCACAGGGACAGTACCAATGCCTAAAAAATGTTTAGGCCATACTCATAAATACCCCTACTGAAGAAATTGCAGCCACCCATAAAGTTACATTCTGATAGCAACATTCAATTCAACTTACCACCAATTTTGTAGACATCCTGGAGAGGCAGACGCAGGGGCTTGTCAGTTGGACGAGTTGGTGGCAGGATGCAATCCAGCGCTTCCAGCAGTGTGGTTCCACTGGCACTGCCATCTTTACGGGTGACTTTCCATCCCTTGAACCAGGGCATCTACGATACAAGATTGTCAATCACTGTTACCTGCAATTCTGGCCCCCTCCAGggcttttttttcaaaatttaagtcACTTACGTTAGCACTTGGCTCCAACATGTTGTCACCATTCCAACCAGAAATTGGCACAAATGCTACTGTGTCAGGGTTGTAGccaattttcttaatgtaggtGCTGACTTCTTTAACAATTTCCTCGTATCTCTTCTGGCTGTAGGGCGGCTCAGTGGAATCCATTTTGTTAACACCAACAATCAGCTGTTTCACACCCAGTGTGTAAGCCAGAAGGGCATGCTCACGGGTCTGCCCATTCTTGGAGATACCTGCTTCAAACTCACCAACACCAGCAGCAACAATCAGGACAGCACAGTCAGCCTTTAGAAAAAAACAAGGCCATATCCTATTAAATGAAAGCTCTTCAAAACAGGTAAGACCAATGTACAAGACAGCTCCCAGAATTAATCCTACAAACCTGAGATGTCCCTGTAATCATGTTCTTGATAAagtctctgtgtcctggggcatCAATGATGGTCACATAATACTTGCTGGTTTCGAATTTCCACAGGGAGATATCAATGGTGATACCACGCTCACGTTCAGCTTTCAGTTTATCCAAGACCCAGGCATACTTGAAGGAGCCCTTCCCCATCTGTAAGGATTAGAATGGTTACTTGGTAACTAAGTCTCCAACTTGAAATTCCTTACCCCCACTACTTAGAAATGCTGGATTCCAGCGCTAAACTAGCGCCTTTACCTTCTCAGAACATAGATACAGAGGAAAGGGATTCAACGCAAATATCACCTTATTATAAGTTAACCAGTATGGCATGCACGTAGACTGAAGACTTGTGGAAAATTACCACTTAATTAAAGTAAGTCTGTCAGGAAGTACAGAATCTATGTTCTGTACCTACCTCAGCAGCCTCCTTCTCAAATTTTTCGATGGTTCTTTTGTCGATCCCACCGCATTTGTAGATCAGATGGCCAGTAGTGGTAGACTTGCCGGAATCTACGTGTCCAATAACCACAATGTTGATGtgagtcttttcctttcccattttggctttgaCTTAGTGGTGGTTTTCTCGACACCTAAAttgggaaaaaacaaactttaaagcCACAATCCCACAGGCTCGTGAACAAGCCTCGATGCAAATCAAAGGGCAAATTCCAAGGAGAATTACAACCAATGCCAAGCTGGCCCAACTCTCGTCTCCACCCACCAAGTGTGGAGAAACTCCATCGCCTccgtcccctcccccaacccGACAAGCTCCGGTCCCTAGGCCACGAGTAGACATCCAAGTGCCAGGACGGCGCCCGGCACACGGCGGGGTCACAGGAAGCAGCAGCCCGGGGGAAAGGCCCTTTTCCTTTGTGCGGGTGACTCACCCGCCCGCCCTGAGCCGCCGCGTCCTCCATTTTGAGTTCCCAGCACAGGGCCGGCGAGCGGCCATCTTTCCGCGCATGCAACTGGTGCCGAGCAGGCGGACTGGCCTCGCCGCCCGGGTGGGGCGACAGGCCCGGGGCGGCGCGCGACCAACCCCGGAGCCGCCCGGCCACCCTCGGGACTCTCCCCGTCCGACTCGGGCGCCCCACCACGCCGGACATGTGCGCCCGGCCGCGGGCCCGCCGCCACCCACACCCCGACAACCCGACGAACGCTAAGCAACCCATGCTGCCGAGATCCCGACCGACCTCGGCGAAACTACATCGACGGAAAAAAGAAAACGTAGATGCTTTTTCTGAAAACTCAAGAAGGACTGAGACCTCAGTGTAACAGAGCAGACGACGAGATGGGGGGGAATCGCACGCGGCGGCGGGCACGGCGCAGAAGCCAGGCCTCAGCCCAAGCACGAGGCTCAGAGGGCGCCTGAAAAAAAGCGCAAGGCCTCGaactctcccaccccctcacgTCCCGAAATTCGGGGTCGAGAACAGCGCAAAGGGACTCAGTGGCACGGCGGGAGGGGAAGGCACGCGAGGGCCGCCGCCCGCTCCAGGAGGCCAAGGCCGCGGAGGCCACGCCCGGTACTCACCTGTGTTCTGGCGGCAAACCCGTTGCGAAAAAGAACGCTCAGGAGAACTACGGCACTTATATACGGCTCTCCCCCACCCTCGGGGAAGTGGGCGGAGCCAGCACACGACACGACTTTCCCAGCTTACCCCGCGCCACCTCCACCAGGCGCCCGCTCAATCgccgtcccctccccccactgttcGGGGACTGTGGGTGATGTGCAGTCAGCCCACTGAAGAGCACACGTCGCCGCGCGCATGCTCCTCTCGACCCCGATGACGAGAGCAAGGTGGGGGGCGGGAGGAGCGAGCCCTAGATTCTAGGTTACTGGGAGTTTACCGACGGTCCCTGGGATTCCCCAAGGCAAAGGCGAGTCCTCCTTTTGTATGAATTACTCTCAGCAGCAGCCGGGGGGTGGGGCGGCGAGGAAACGGTGGGGCTTGGATGCCTAGAATCTTTCCTCTATCCTTTCTAGTTTGACTGCAAAGGTGACCTCGAGATTGGGGTATCCCGTCATCCCGCAATACACCTGCCGTCTTCACCTTTGTCCTCTCGCAGGTCTGGGACAAACCTCTGAAACTGCTTCCCCGGCTGGGCGCGCAGCCACAGGGGgctggctcctccccaccccctagcCCTCGGCGCCCCGCCCGGCTGAAGGGGAATGCGAGGCCCTGCGAGCCGGGACCGCGGACGTCGGGGACTGGGGCAGTCACTTCGTGGCCATGAGCCCCACGAATATGCTCCTGGAGTGGCCCCTTGTCCGGTTCCAGTCCAAGCCATCTATCTGCTTTTATCGAAGTCCGTTTCACTCCTTCACCCACACGTCCAGTTTTTCGGTTTAGGATAGACTTCAGTCTTACAGTTTGCTTTCCTTCTAACTCTAGGggtttttattcttattgtatttttttcctttaccatttagcCCTCgtatacccctcccccacaattcTAGAACTCGAGTTTTATTACACCAAAGGGATCCTGAGTGTGTGTCATCCTAGGgtacatttttttcagttgtaCACTCATTTGATTGCAAACatgaaaaatctaaaaagaattttcaaattcAGTCTTTCCACATGATCTCACGTAGAGACTGCATCAGCAAAGTTATCCACCCAGTGTGAAATCACTGCTTCTCAAAAGTCGCCTATACCATTTAAACAAGTGGCTTCGTTTTCTGTCGTCCAATTTTTTGTAACTGAACATTCGCATAAATTCACGGCGAAACTGGATGAGGCCTTTTTGGTTGCCAATCTGGGCAGACTCTGAGAAATAGTCCTCTGAAGAAAGAGGCAGctctttttttaatgagctaATTACTAGATCACTGTGTTCTTCCAAGTGCAGAGCATCTCTGAAACATCTCCAAGTCTCTTGACACAGatttgagaacctactatgtgtcCAGTACTAAACAAAGCTCTGTGGCATGTACAAAAGAAGTATTTCTTTTGGAGAGGAACCACAATCACATTGGAAAACTAATAGATAAAACAACTGGGAAGCAGTTACCGTGTGCTTACTTTCTATTTCATGGTAAAATATAGTTCTATCCTGGCTTTCAGTTACTCCTCACAATCCAAATGTCTTAGTTTTCTTGTTTTACCACTCTTTGTAGATACAAACTTCTAAAAATtaggtttttctgtttcttcattagaAGTTTTCTAGCCTCCTCAGTTTAACTTTGAGATAGTTTTCATAAAAGAAACTAGGCCACATAAAACTTTACCTGGAACACATTATCTTCTAGCAACAAAAGCCTTTTCTATGTTTGTTTTCTAGCTTCTCTCTTTTCGCAAATTCTTTTTTCTCGTTGCATTTTCCTCATAACCTACTGGGCACCACTGAGTGGGTGCTCTTATTAATGTCGCGATAATGGCCCAGACTTACGGTGtgttggggcggggtggggggcatgcaTCTCGAACCATATGGTGAGTTAACGTTGGACACTGGCCACAAGCCTAAAGTCGGGGCACAACTCAACACTTCTGCCCTCCAACGGGGCGGGGCggagcggggcggggcgggccgggAACGCGGGTCCGGGCAGTGCGCGGCGGCCCCCGGGTGGCGAGGCGTTCGCAGGACTGGCCTTACCTCGCGCCCGCTCCGCGAGCCAAGCGGGCCGGGCTCCGCCAGCGCGCCGACACCTGCGGACCGGGCAGGACCTGCGGCAGGGAGCAGGGCAGCTCAGGCCCTCGGGCTCCGGTCCCCGGGCCCGCCCACAACTTGAGGTCACTTTCTTTGGAACTACGACGGCGGAAGGAAGCGCTTGGGAGGAGGCAGAAAACCCCACGTGGCTCAGGGTGGGGGTCGGTTTTCGTCACGGTGCCTAGGCCTCTGAAAGAATgaagcaaaattttttaaaagctctttccCCAGGCCCTATGCTTTTAACATAATCCTAGCTCATTTCCCCCCACAATTTTACAGCAGCTACAGTATGTCTTTTACTAACTTAAATGTTAAAACAGAAACATTGTTGATTGAGATTTGTAAATGTGCTTTTGGGTCATAATCTAAGGTCGTAATTTTGCTTAAGATATTTCTTAAAGTTGTCCACGCTATTTAGAGTAGCAAACTGTTAAAAAGGAAACATCTACACGaccctttaaaaaatttgattttgCTTATTAATTTACTTAGTAAAAGGCTGAAAAGTAATAGTTCTCTGATATCTGTAATTATGATTGAAAGCATCTTTCAGTTTGGGCTCATCACTCTATTGGGCCTAATTTAAATAGCTTTAGGTAATTGCATTTTGCTGTGGTTTGCCACGTTTCCATCTTGCCTGtgtcaattaaaaattatttttaaaagggtattTTAGAATATGATGAATTAAAGGAATATTTGGCTTCAGAATTCCAAGTAAAATGGTACTTGAgggtgccaggcattgttctaacaTTTGCAGTATTTAATGTAACCCCACCACCCTCATTTTGCAGGTGGAGAATCTATAAGGCAACTGATAGTTATGCATAATAAGCAAATGcagacatttattcttttataaagttTCACCTTTTATTGCACAAAATGATGAATACAATCTATCACCTTGCTGTTTTTGCTTAATACTGCTTGGAGACCTTCTCTTATGAGTACAAGAGGGCTCAGCAGAGTGACTTTGGAACCCAGGGATCTGACTAGAGAGCTAGTCACTAGCTTTTTCTAACAGGTCCAAGCAATAGCATTGCGTCAGAAAGTCCGGGATTCAGTCTTTCCTCTGCTGCTTGCAGAGCTGTGGCAGTCACTAGTTCTTGGTTTCTCAGTGTGTCTGTAATGGCTGATTCCCCTTAGCACCCACCTCACGATCCTGATATGCAGTGACAGGAAACCATGTGGAGGCACTCAATTATCTAGTTAAAATCACGTTTCTATAAGCTTTATGGACAACACCTGCCCTCATCTGGTTTGCTTTGTGGCATGACcctggcagaaaaaaaataaacgtATTGGTATCCTTTTATTTCTAAAGGTTTGAAATAGGTAATACATATACATAGTAAAAAATTGTACAGAGGTTATAGCATGAAATGTTACTCTCCTTTTCGGCTTGAGAGAAAATCTGAAGAGTATGCCCGGAAGTTTAAGGAATCTAAAGTCGTTACTATTACTGCTCTCATGATTCCAAAGCCAGTGCCTACTAGGATGGGTGCCCTCTCATTTgttaggaaggaaaggaaaacctGCCCTCACTATCTCACTACTTTTTGTGAGTCCACATTTTATAGACAATGTTCGTTTCAGTATTTTTACGTCTTCATAGGTGACTTAGTAGAAAGAACACTGGACTAAAGAGCTAGAGTCTATTCCCAGCAATTTTAtgtattagctgtgtgatcttgaatcATACCCTTGAGCTTGTTATCCTCTGTAAACTATCTAATAATACCTATTTCACAGGACTGACCATtaggatgaaatgagaaaatgtaccTGAAGATGCAAAGCATTTTTACACATGTTGGTGCTCATTATAATTAGAAAATGATCATTAACTTtttcaaaaaccaaaaaagaaaaatctgttcaaaatataaagaaccttactaattgtcattatttattctaataatgAGCAGTATTTGGTCCATTTCATTTAAGTATAGAACTATAGACTCACCAACACATatgacactgtgtgtgtgtgttctgtaaGTGGCAAGGACTTTCAAATTATGGCCTTCAGTATATGTTGGTAATTGTCCAGGACTTCAGAGGGCAttctttatttatccattcatcaatatTCACTGAGCAGctactgtgcaccaggcactgaGCTAGACGTTGAGGAGACAAAAGCCATCACTCTTGGATGGTGTGTGCAGCAGAGCCCTGGAGAGGTAGGGAGGGGGAACACTAACAGTAAACAGATGATTGCAGTGGAGCGTGAGTGCTGGAACCAGGTAAGCCTAGGCTGTTTTTCAGCATTCAGGAGGGGCCCAGACTAGAAGTGGCAGTGGATAGCAGAAGGAAAGCTTCTCAGGGTAGAGAGGGTCTCACCTTGCTTGAGCAGAAGCTGGGAGTCAGCCAGTGGATGGAAACCTTGGATGGAGCATGAGTGACTGCCCTAGAAAAGAAGGTGGGAGAGAGTTTGCTCCTGCCTGTATAGGAACAGAGAGCAAGACATATCTGTCCGAGGGACTTGTGAAGAACATTGGGGTTTCAGAGACAGACGGACCTGGGTCCCAGTCTCGAATTCATCACTTACTGGCCGTGTGGCTGAGATACGTAGCCTCTTTAAGCTTTGGCTCCCTCCTCCATAAAAAGAGGATGACAAAACTTACCCTGTAAGACTACTATGACAGTTAGATGAGAAAAGTATCTCTAGTGTGagctttttttttgggggggggggggagtttgcACCAAGTTAGATCAATAATTGGtagggaattttttatttttcctttttgtttgtttttacccacTGTGTACGTAGTATAGTGCTTTCAGAGTGAGGCGGTTCGGCAGTCCAAAAGCCTTCACTCAAATCCCTGTTGGCTCTCCCACAGCTACTGATGGGATGTTTGGCAAGTGATTTAACCTCTCTAAGTCTCAGCTGTCATATCCAGAGAGTGCAGATAATGATAAATACCATCTACCCCAGAGGGCTGTGGTAAGGATAAGACAATCAATGTGAACTACTTAATGtagtgcctggcacctggtaATCATTCAATAAATCTTAATTGTggcttctttgttgttgttatttcagAGTCCTCATGAACTGGCATTTGTCATAGAATGAAGTTTCTTTACTAAGAAAATGCCACAGTGACTTTGCTTTGATCTCTGAGTTTAACATTCCTGCATTTTACATTTGCTTATTAATTTCTCTGTAAGTTCTATTTTCAGAATCTTAAGGATGTGTTTTAAATATTGTGAAGttagaaatgttttctaaaaacaaggttttttaaaactagtttttaaaaaaatcaaatgcagcATAAACAGCCGCTGCTGATTCTAAAGTCCTGTCACATCCTTGTGCTTTCTAAGATTGAATGTCCATTCCTTCACTTGGTATCTTTTGAATTGTTGCTAtgtcatctttgtttttctagaaCCACCTGCTTCCAGTGTGTCTACTGGCAAGCTGTTCTTGCTGCAAAAAGAACTTTgcagacttatttttttaaaacacccatCTATTTTATATGACTGTGGGAACAGCATGTCACACCATCATCACTGCACAGGAAAAACCATGTCTCCCTTAGTGGGGAACCACTGTGGCGAGCTATTAGATCATCTTCTAGTTTTTAGAACACACTtactcaaaatgaaaaaagaacctgAAAGCCATCATGTGTATGAAAACTTGACGGTCTCTCCATGAATTTGTATGTTGCCTGCCTGTGGATCCACGGCAGAATGACTAGTACTGACCTTTTATATAGTActatattatctccatttttgaTTTCATTAATTCCAGTGAACCTGTAGCAGCCTTTGCTACCAAGGTCTACAATAACAAACTCCCCCAGCTGGAAGAGAGTTTAATTTTCATCTAGTGAATCCCactaattttacagataaggaaaagtGTTAAAGGGACTGGGTGATTTGCCTAGGGCTCATGCGGCTAACCATAACGGCTGCCCATCCTCTGGCCTCCATTTTTGCCTGTGGTTGG
The Desmodus rotundus isolate HL8 chromosome 11, HLdesRot8A.1, whole genome shotgun sequence genome window above contains:
- the EEF1A1 gene encoding elongation factor 1-alpha 1; the encoded protein is MGKEKTHINIVVIGHVDSGKSTTTGHLIYKCGGIDKRTIEKFEKEAAEMGKGSFKYAWVLDKLKAERERGITIDISLWKFETSKYYVTIIDAPGHRDFIKNMITGTSQADCAVLIVAAGVGEFEAGISKNGQTREHALLAYTLGVKQLIVGVNKMDSTEPPYSQKRYEEIVKEVSTYIKKIGYNPDTVAFVPISGWNGDNMLEPSANMPWFKGWKVTRKDGSASGTTLLEALDCILPPTRPTDKPLRLPLQDVYKIGGIGTVPVGRVETGVLKPGMVVTFAPVNVTTEVKSVEMHHEALSEALPGDNVGFNVKNVSVKDVRRGNVAGDSKNDPPMEAAGFTAQVIILNHPGQISAGYAPVLDCHTAHIACKFAELKEKIDRRSGKKLEDGPKFLKSGDAAIVDMVPGKPMCVESFSDYPPLGRFAVRDMRQTVAVGVIKAVDKKAAGAGKVTKSAQKAQKAK